Part of the bacterium genome, GGTCACACTGTCCGGGCTGCATGAAGTGGTAAACCAGCCGGATTCGGCCCAGGCAGTTTTGGTTCAGGCTATGGCACAGAATGATGACCCGGAGCTTCAGGTCCAGCTGGCCGGGGTGCTGGCCCGGGCCAAAAAATACCCGCCGGCCATAGAGCAATACCGGTCTGTTTTGCTGAGCGATCCCCAGAATGCCAAGGCCTCCCTTTCCCTGGCCGCGCTATACGAAGCGAGGGAACAGCCGGACTCGGCCTACATTTATTATCTTTTGGCCGAAGAACTGTCTCCCAAGAACCAATACCTTAAAAGGCACATCTTCAACCTGCTGCTTTTGAAGAACGATTATACCAAAGCCATCCTTAAGGCCGAGGACATCCTGGCATTGGGGGTCAAGGACAGGAATTTAAGACTGCAGCTGGCCCGCCTTTACTACCAGCAAAAGGACTTTCCCAACGCCTTTCTGAACTTTGACCTGCTGCTGCAGGAAGACAGCCTTAACACCGAGGCCCTGTACACCCTGGCCCGCCTGAAGATGGAGCAAAAGCAGTACCATGAGGCCTCCGGGTATTTCAGCCGGACCCTGAAGATACTGCCCCGTTTGGCCGAGGGCTGGCTGAACCTGGGGATCTGCCAGCTGGCCCGGGACCAAAAGGACTCGGCGGAAGTATCGTTCAAAAGATCCCGCCGCCACGGCAACAAGATGCAGCTGGATTACATCTGGGGCTACGCCTATGTCCAACTGGAGAAGTATTCCCAGGCCATCCCCCATTACCTTAAACTTTATCCCAAGAACAAAAAGGACCTGAACCTGGTCTTCAACCTGGCCACCGCCTATGAGAGGTCGGGAAATTTTGAAGCGGCCGAGCGTTATTTCCTGCTGCTGCTGGCCCGCCAGTCCAGGAACCACCTGGCATTGAATTATCTGGGCTACATGTACGCTGAGCGGGGTATAAACCTGGACCAGGCCGAGACCATGGTGGCCCAGGCCCTGCAGGCCGAACCGGAAAACGCCTATTACATCGACAGCATGGGCTGGATCTACTATAAGCAGGGGAAAATGTCCCGGGCCGGAACGGAACTGGAGCGGGCGGTGAAGCTGATGCCCGAAGACGCCGCCATGCGCGATCATCTGGGGGACGCTTATCTGGCCCAGGGCCAAAAGGAACAGGCCTTGGAACAGTGGCGCAAGGCCCTGGAGCTTGATCCCAAAAAAGAAGAGATCAAGAAGAAGATAGAAACCCATGAATAAACTTAAACGCCGGCTGCTGCCTTTATGTTTTTTGCTTTTTGTCTTCTGCCTTTTTCCCGGCTGTTCCCATTTTAAAACCAAGCCCCAGAAGCCCACCCCCGAAAAGGTCTGGCAGCGGGTGCAGCAGGGGTATTCCGAACCTCGCCCGCCTTATCTGGCCGAGGGAGACATCAGTCTTAGTTCCCCGGATATCAACCAGTCCTTTTCCTTCACCCTGCGCTGGGAAAGCCCCCAGAGGATGCGGATAGACATCTCGGGCTTCCTGGGCTTTACCCTGGCCTCGGCCGCGGTCTGCGACAGCCTGGCCTGGCTGAACATTCCCATCAAGAGCGTTTACCTTAAGGGACAGATCCAGCGGATAGACTCGGCCTCGGCCCAGGCCCTGGGATTCTCCCTGGACCAGTTCCTGAAGATGCTGGAAGGCCGGCCTCCCCTGCCTCCGGGCAAATGCGACTTTGCCGGAGAAGACGAACTGGTGAACTTCAGCTATCAGGACAGTCTGGCGGCCTATATCTTCCGGGTGGACCCCAGGATCGGGCGGATAGCGGAATACCGGATTCAGTCCGGGACCGGGGACCTGCAGCAGATCATTTATGGCAGCTGGCGAACGCTTGACCAGGGCTCCAGACCATACTCCATTGAAATGAAAAAACCGCGGCAGGATCTTGAGCTGTCAGTCAACTACCGGAAGATATCTCCGGCGGAGATCTTCAAGCCTGAGACCTGGCAGCAGCCATTGCCCAAAGGCGTAAATCCTGGCGAGTTTTAAAATGAAACAAAACAAATATGGCTGGAAGACCCTGTCTTCCAGGATAGCCTACAAGAATCCCTGGATCTCGGTGCGGCACGACC contains:
- a CDS encoding tetratricopeptide repeat protein → MKKYPILLLLGLALTAGCVKRQVMDPGQANLSLLDHIDLAAAQEDQGNLKGAIKTYKQALKLNQNSALLHLYIAQNYYELGNDTLAAVYARKAARLDSASADPHLILGNSHLITKDWPAALAEYQKAFQLDPQNSEVAVTLSGLHEVVNQPDSAQAVLVQAMAQNDDPELQVQLAGVLARAKKYPPAIEQYRSVLLSDPQNAKASLSLAALYEAREQPDSAYIYYLLAEELSPKNQYLKRHIFNLLLLKNDYTKAILKAEDILALGVKDRNLRLQLARLYYQQKDFPNAFLNFDLLLQEDSLNTEALYTLARLKMEQKQYHEASGYFSRTLKILPRLAEGWLNLGICQLARDQKDSAEVSFKRSRRHGNKMQLDYIWGYAYVQLEKYSQAIPHYLKLYPKNKKDLNLVFNLATAYERSGNFEAAERYFLLLLARQSRNHLALNYLGYMYAERGINLDQAETMVAQALQAEPENAYYIDSMGWIYYKQGKMSRAGTELERAVKLMPEDAAMRDHLGDAYLAQGQKEQALEQWRKALELDPKKEEIKKKIETHE
- a CDS encoding lipoprotein insertase outer membrane protein LolB, translating into MNKLKRRLLPLCFLLFVFCLFPGCSHFKTKPQKPTPEKVWQRVQQGYSEPRPPYLAEGDISLSSPDINQSFSFTLRWESPQRMRIDISGFLGFTLASAAVCDSLAWLNIPIKSVYLKGQIQRIDSASAQALGFSLDQFLKMLEGRPPLPPGKCDFAGEDELVNFSYQDSLAAYIFRVDPRIGRIAEYRIQSGTGDLQQIIYGSWRTLDQGSRPYSIEMKKPRQDLELSVNYRKISPAEIFKPETWQQPLPKGVNPGEF